Proteins encoded by one window of Maliibacterium massiliense:
- the murJ gene encoding murein biosynthesis integral membrane protein MurJ encodes MADSQKKTFKAAFSVTFIILISKCFGFLRDMILASTYGTSVQSDAYYMAFGVVSIMAQIVTVCITATFVPVYSKVHLHEGPRASHIYTSNVLNLFFLISILMSGLAMLFAPQLLGFFAPGFDEATSAVARQLYMIMAPSIVFTTISAVFSALLNARERFVPPQLVGFPMSLCIIAAALLFSKQYGIYAIAVGMVAATFCQILIQLPFSHRIYRYHPYLNFRDPYLKQTFVLAVPAFISVTINEINQLVDRSLASGLPTGSLTALSYGYKLLTLVHGVIIVAITTILFQRLSQYAAEGNRRALKHTVRRCNEIITMIVLPIIAISLVMNKDIIRIVYQRGSFGEEAARMTRDAFVCYIVGVLPLGIRDVLNRAFYSLQNTRTPMIYGAIGVATNIVLNLILVKPLGLKGLAIATSAAFLVNMVLLFISLHRQAGRLGMPRTLSQVARIVLASALCGGVAYGVSMLMPGAHALLRLALATLAGGFVYIISILLMRVRESHEALRMLIRKYL; translated from the coding sequence ATGGCGGATTCGCAGAAAAAGACGTTTAAGGCGGCCTTCTCGGTCACCTTCATCATATTGATCAGCAAATGCTTTGGCTTTTTGCGCGACATGATCCTGGCCTCCACCTACGGCACCAGCGTGCAGTCGGACGCCTACTACATGGCCTTTGGCGTGGTGAGTATCATGGCGCAGATCGTCACGGTGTGCATCACCGCCACCTTTGTGCCGGTGTACTCCAAGGTGCACCTTCATGAAGGCCCGCGTGCATCGCACATCTACACCAGCAACGTGCTGAATTTGTTTTTCCTGATCTCCATCCTCATGTCGGGGCTGGCGATGCTCTTTGCCCCGCAGCTGCTGGGTTTTTTTGCGCCGGGCTTTGACGAGGCGACCTCCGCCGTCGCCCGGCAGCTCTATATGATCATGGCGCCCTCCATCGTCTTTACCACGATATCGGCGGTGTTCTCCGCGCTGCTCAACGCGCGCGAGCGCTTCGTGCCCCCGCAGCTGGTGGGCTTCCCCATGAGCCTATGCATCATTGCCGCGGCGCTGCTGTTTTCCAAGCAGTACGGCATCTACGCCATCGCGGTGGGCATGGTGGCCGCCACCTTCTGCCAGATTCTCATCCAGCTGCCCTTCTCCCACAGGATTTACCGGTATCATCCCTACTTAAACTTCCGTGATCCCTACTTAAAACAGACCTTTGTGCTGGCAGTGCCCGCCTTTATCAGCGTCACCATCAACGAGATCAATCAGCTGGTGGACCGCTCGCTGGCATCGGGCCTGCCCACCGGCAGCCTGACCGCGCTCTCCTACGGCTACAAGCTGCTGACGCTGGTGCACGGCGTGATCATCGTGGCAATCACCACCATCCTGTTCCAGCGCCTGAGCCAGTACGCCGCCGAGGGCAACCGCCGCGCGCTGAAGCACACGGTGCGCCGCTGCAACGAGATCATCACCATGATCGTGCTGCCCATCATCGCCATCTCGCTTGTGATGAACAAGGACATCATCCGCATCGTCTACCAGCGCGGCAGCTTCGGCGAGGAGGCGGCGCGCATGACGCGCGACGCGTTTGTGTGCTACATCGTAGGCGTGCTGCCGCTGGGCATACGCGACGTGCTCAACCGGGCGTTTTACTCCCTGCAGAACACGCGCACGCCCATGATCTACGGCGCCATCGGCGTGGCGACCAATATCGTATTGAACCTGATTCTGGTCAAACCCCTGGGCCTGAAGGGGCTGGCCATCGCCACCTCCGCCGCCTTTTTGGTCAATATGGTGCTGCTGTTTATCTCGCTACACCGGCAGGCGGGCAGGCTGGGTATGCCCCGCACGCTCTCACAGGTGGCGCGCATCGTGCTCGCCTCGGCGCTGTGCGGCGGCGTGGCCTACGGCGTCTCCATGCTGATGCCCGGCGCGCACGCGCTGCTGCGGCTGGCTTTAGCCACGCTGGCCGGCGGCTTTGTCTACATCATCAGCATCCTGCTCATGCGGGTGCGCGAGTCGCATGAGGCGCTGCGCATGCTGATACGCAAATACCTGTAA
- a CDS encoding YkvA family protein has translation MRAWWQRRKTASAALLQQLPALYMALRHKDTPSSARVFALLAVGYALSPIDLVPDFLPVLGYVDDILLLPMLVRASLRRIPPEVLAACRAQAADMWQEGRPKRWRYAWMVLLLWAAVLGLILCIVCR, from the coding sequence TTGCGCGCCTGGTGGCAACGGAGAAAAACGGCGTCAGCTGCCCTGCTACAGCAGCTGCCCGCGCTGTATATGGCGCTGCGGCATAAGGACACGCCATCAAGCGCCCGTGTGTTCGCGCTGCTTGCGGTGGGCTACGCGCTCTCGCCCATAGACCTGGTGCCAGATTTTTTGCCGGTGCTGGGGTATGTGGACGATATACTGCTACTGCCCATGCTGGTGCGCGCATCTTTGCGGCGCATCCCGCCCGAGGTGCTGGCGGCATGCCGCGCACAGGCGGCGGATATGTGGCAGGAGGGCAGGCCCAAAAGGTGGCGCTACGCGTGGATGGTGCTGCTGCTGTGGGCGGCGGTGTTGGGTCTGATCCTCTGTATCGTATGCAGGTGA
- a CDS encoding amino acid ABC transporter ATP-binding protein, whose protein sequence is MQMLEARDIVKNFADTQVLRGVSLAVARGEVVAIIGPSGSGKSTLLRCINYLEKIDGGTITVEGKTMALPGRRGVKYAPESEIRAIRARMGMVFQSYNLFPHLSVRQNLMEAQVLVQRKSKEQAAEVAMEMLRKVGLADRADSFPYELSGGQAQRVAIARALAMSPTLMSFDEPTSALDPELTGEVLAVMKDLASEDMTMLVVTHEIGFAREVADRVVFMDDGVIVEQGAPKDVLYHPQQERTQAFLKQVLVL, encoded by the coding sequence ATGCAGATGCTGGAAGCGAGGGACATTGTCAAAAACTTTGCGGATACGCAGGTGCTGCGCGGCGTATCGCTGGCGGTGGCGCGCGGGGAGGTGGTGGCCATCATCGGGCCCTCCGGCTCGGGTAAATCCACGCTGCTTCGCTGCATCAACTATCTGGAAAAGATCGATGGCGGCACGATCACAGTGGAGGGCAAAACCATGGCCTTGCCGGGCCGCAGGGGCGTCAAGTACGCGCCGGAATCGGAGATCCGCGCCATCCGCGCCCGTATGGGTATGGTGTTTCAATCCTACAACCTGTTTCCGCATTTGAGCGTGCGGCAAAACCTCATGGAGGCGCAGGTGCTGGTGCAGAGAAAGTCCAAGGAGCAGGCCGCCGAGGTGGCCATGGAGATGCTGCGCAAGGTGGGCCTGGCCGACCGGGCGGACAGTTTCCCCTACGAGCTCTCGGGTGGGCAGGCCCAGCGCGTGGCCATTGCCCGCGCGCTTGCCATGTCGCCTACGCTCATGAGCTTTGACGAGCCCACGAGCGCGCTGGATCCGGAGTTGACGGGCGAGGTGCTCGCGGTTATGAAGGACCTTGCCAGCGAGGACATGACCATGCTTGTGGTCACCCATGAGATCGGCTTTGCCCGTGAGGTGGCCGACCGCGTGGTGTTTATGGACGACGGCGTCATCGTGGAGCAGGGCGCGCCCAAGGACGTGCTCTATCACCCACAGCAGGAACGCACCCAGGCATTCCTCAAGCAGGTGCTGGTGCTGTAG
- a CDS encoding amino acid ABC transporter permease, giving the protein MSYLTNMDKLGKLLLALVEGSGVTLTIFVVTLLLSVPLGFFSSLGSLSKNKVVRGLINVYVLVFRGTPLMLQILFIYFGINMLGLGLDRHLAAILSITINYAAYFSEIFRGGIQSMPLGQFEAADVLGLTHSQTMRRIILPQMFKNVFPSVGNEVINLIKDTALTYTIGVSELLRVGNNAMMGSGSIIPLLIAGLFYLAMNAVVSRGLHWGEKRLSYYR; this is encoded by the coding sequence ATGAGCTATCTGACCAATATGGATAAACTGGGCAAGCTGCTGCTGGCGCTTGTGGAGGGCAGCGGCGTGACGTTGACGATCTTTGTGGTGACGCTGCTGCTGTCCGTGCCGCTGGGCTTCTTTTCCTCGCTGGGCAGCCTGTCAAAGAACAAGGTGGTGCGTGGCCTGATCAACGTGTACGTGCTGGTGTTTCGCGGCACGCCGCTGATGCTGCAGATCCTGTTCATTTACTTTGGCATCAACATGCTGGGTCTGGGCCTGGACCGTCACCTTGCGGCCATTTTATCCATCACCATCAACTACGCCGCCTATTTCAGCGAGATCTTCCGCGGCGGCATCCAGTCCATGCCGCTGGGCCAGTTTGAGGCGGCCGACGTGTTGGGCCTGACGCACAGCCAGACCATGCGGCGCATCATCCTGCCCCAGATGTTCAAAAACGTCTTTCCCAGCGTGGGCAACGAGGTGATCAACCTCATCAAGGATACCGCGCTGACCTACACCATCGGCGTATCGGAGCTGCTGCGCGTGGGCAACAACGCCATGATGGGCAGCGGCAGCATCATCCCGCTGCTCATCGCGGGCCTCTTTTACCTGGCGATGAACGCCGTGGTGTCCAGGGGGCTGCACTGGGGCGAAAAGCGCCTGTCCTACTACCGCTAA
- a CDS encoding amino acid ABC transporter substrate-binding protein — protein sequence MKKTITMILVLVLALALCLTGCKSKGADTSLKDIQSKGKLVMGLDDSFPPMGFRDDNNEIVGFDIDLARAVAEKLGVELQLQPIDWKAKEMELNNKNVDVLWNGFTLTDERKENLLCSEPYMFNKQIIVVNADSDIKAKADLAGKTVALQDGSSAEEALEKDTALKDSLKGTVGFSDNVKALLDLSNGQVDAVLVDSVVANYYIHLDQNEGKFRILDDSLAAEEYGIGMRKGDASLKEAIDKAIADLIADGTFKTLSEKWFSEDVSIKK from the coding sequence ATGAAAAAGACCATTACGATGATTCTTGTGCTTGTGCTGGCGCTGGCGTTGTGCCTGACGGGCTGCAAAAGCAAGGGTGCGGACACATCGCTCAAGGACATCCAGAGCAAGGGCAAACTGGTGATGGGCCTGGACGATTCGTTCCCGCCGATGGGCTTCCGCGATGACAACAACGAGATCGTCGGCTTCGATATTGATTTGGCGCGCGCCGTAGCCGAGAAGCTGGGCGTGGAGCTGCAGCTGCAGCCCATCGACTGGAAGGCCAAGGAGATGGAGCTCAACAACAAAAACGTGGACGTGCTGTGGAACGGCTTTACGCTGACCGACGAGCGCAAGGAAAACCTGCTGTGCAGCGAACCGTACATGTTCAATAAGCAGATCATCGTGGTCAACGCGGATTCCGATATCAAGGCCAAGGCGGACCTTGCGGGCAAGACCGTTGCCCTGCAGGACGGCTCCTCGGCAGAGGAGGCGCTGGAAAAGGACACAGCGCTGAAGGATTCCCTCAAGGGCACGGTGGGCTTCTCCGATAACGTCAAGGCGCTGCTGGACCTGTCCAACGGCCAGGTGGACGCGGTGCTGGTGGACTCGGTCGTGGCCAACTATTACATCCATCTGGACCAGAACGAGGGCAAGTTTCGCATCCTGGACGACAGCCTCGCCGCCGAGGAATACGGCATCGGCATGCGCAAGGGCGATGCCAGCCTCAAGGAGGCCATCGACAAGGCAATCGCCGACCTGATCGCGGATGGCACCTTTAAGACCTTGAGCGAGAAGTGGTTCTCGGAGGATGTCTCGATCAAAAAATAA